A region from the Phycisphaerales bacterium genome encodes:
- a CDS encoding sigma-54-dependent Fis family transcriptional regulator — protein sequence MTTPSSSDKLAAQVLIVEDEVDHADVMAEALKKPGHVCTIVDSVPAALEELRHGTFDVVITDLRMPNSSAATTPGGTVANDGGDAGLKVLSAARSMQPNAEVIMVTAHGDVPTARAAFKLGVFDFIQKPLDLDVFRSLVNRAAETVLLRHESGQLKDLVQHDGFEGIVAGSEPMRKILRTVRTVAPSNIAVLITGESGTGKELIAQAIHKNSKRSSEKFVAFNCAGQAESLLEDQLFGHVRGAFTGAEKDRPGVFEFADKGTIFLDEIGDMPLAMQAKLLRVLETGDLVRLGSNDSRKVDVRFVSATNRDLKQFSSEGKFREDLFFRINGVHIHLPPLRERREDIPRIIQHAAARFTEQLRPGAGVPELTDAAMMRLTSYSWPGNVRQLLNVVQNMVVMSMGEDRPSGETPTLDVRHIPEDIREADDSGDDAAVSGASASLAGTSLEQIEKRAIRETLRLTGGNREHAAKLLGIGERTLYRKLREYGLR from the coding sequence ATGACCACGCCGAGTTCCAGCGACAAACTGGCCGCCCAGGTCCTCATCGTCGAGGACGAGGTGGACCACGCGGACGTGATGGCCGAGGCGCTCAAGAAGCCCGGACACGTCTGCACGATCGTCGATTCGGTTCCCGCCGCTCTCGAGGAACTCCGCCACGGCACGTTCGACGTCGTCATCACCGACCTGCGAATGCCCAACTCGTCCGCAGCCACAACACCCGGCGGTACGGTGGCAAACGATGGCGGCGACGCGGGGCTCAAGGTGCTCTCGGCGGCCCGATCGATGCAGCCCAACGCCGAGGTCATTATGGTGACGGCCCACGGCGACGTGCCCACGGCCCGGGCGGCGTTCAAACTCGGCGTCTTCGATTTCATCCAGAAGCCGCTCGATCTCGACGTCTTCCGCAGCCTCGTCAACCGCGCCGCCGAGACGGTGCTCCTCCGCCACGAGAGCGGGCAACTCAAGGACCTCGTCCAGCACGACGGGTTCGAGGGGATCGTTGCCGGCTCCGAACCGATGCGGAAGATCCTCCGCACGGTGCGCACCGTCGCCCCCTCGAACATCGCCGTGCTCATCACGGGGGAGAGCGGCACGGGGAAGGAACTCATCGCCCAGGCGATCCACAAGAACAGCAAGCGATCGAGCGAAAAGTTCGTCGCGTTCAACTGCGCCGGCCAGGCCGAGAGCCTCCTCGAGGACCAGTTGTTCGGGCACGTCCGCGGCGCCTTCACAGGGGCCGAGAAGGATCGCCCGGGCGTCTTCGAGTTCGCCGACAAGGGGACCATCTTCCTCGATGAGATCGGGGACATGCCCCTAGCGATGCAGGCGAAACTGCTGCGCGTCCTCGAGACGGGCGATCTCGTGCGACTCGGGAGCAACGACTCGCGGAAAGTGGATGTGCGCTTCGTCTCGGCGACCAACCGCGACCTCAAGCAGTTCTCGAGCGAGGGGAAGTTCCGCGAGGATCTCTTCTTCCGCATCAACGGCGTGCACATCCACCTGCCGCCGTTGCGCGAGCGTCGCGAGGACATCCCGCGGATCATCCAGCACGCCGCCGCCCGCTTCACCGAGCAGTTGCGCCCGGGCGCGGGCGTGCCCGAACTGACCGACGCCGCGATGATGCGGCTGACGAGTTACTCCTGGCCGGGTAACGTCCGCCAGTTGCTCAACGTCGTCCAGAACATGGTCGTGATGTCCATGGGCGAGGATCGTCCCTCGGGCGAGACGCCGACGCTCGACGTTCGCCACATCCCCGAGGACATCCGCGAGGCCGATGACTCGGGTGACGATGCGGCCGTCTCGGGCGCGAGCGCGTCGCTCGCCGGGACCAGCCTCGAGCAGATCGAGAAGCGCGCGATCCGCGAGACCCTCCGCCTCACCGGTGGCAACCGCGAGCACGCGGCGAAACTTCTCGGCATCGGCGAGCGGACACTCTATCGGAAACTCCGCGAGTACGGCCTCCGATAA
- a CDS encoding crossover junction endodeoxyribonuclease RuvC yields the protein MPSRRTPSSRHASTRILGLDPGLNLTGYGCIDAAPCGTPTIVEAGVLRLGRKSRVTGPSTEAATSRDARSISSRLVELFADLSEAIERMTPDLVAIEQVFAHWKHPATGVVMGHARGVMLLAVARAGLELVELRPNEVKKSLTGHGHASKGQMQRAIQGVFGLEAPPSPPDVADALAIALCAANRSRSPGVMGEGPAGTKPRRPKTKSARATSRDLARLLASVD from the coding sequence ATGCCGAGTCGTCGCACGCCATCTTCACGACACGCGTCCACCCGAATCCTCGGGCTCGATCCCGGGCTGAACCTGACGGGGTACGGATGCATCGACGCGGCGCCGTGTGGCACGCCGACGATCGTGGAGGCGGGCGTGCTCCGCTTGGGACGAAAGTCACGCGTGACCGGGCCATCGACCGAAGCGGCGACATCACGTGACGCGAGATCCATCTCGTCACGGCTCGTGGAACTCTTCGCCGATCTCTCGGAGGCGATCGAGCGGATGACGCCGGATCTGGTCGCGATCGAGCAGGTCTTCGCGCACTGGAAGCACCCCGCGACGGGCGTGGTAATGGGCCATGCGCGGGGCGTGATGCTCCTGGCGGTGGCCCGGGCCGGGCTGGAGTTGGTGGAGTTGCGACCCAACGAAGTGAAGAAATCGCTGACCGGCCACGGTCACGCGAGCAAGGGGCAGATGCAGCGGGCGATCCAGGGCGTCTTCGGGCTGGAGGCGCCGCCCTCGCCGCCGGACGTGGCGGACGCGCTGGCGATCGCGTTGTGTGCCGCGAACCGCTCTCGATCGCCCGGGGTGATGGGCGAAGGTCCGGCAGGCACCAAACCCCGGCGTCCCAAGACGAAGAGCGCCCGGGCAACCTCGCGGGATCTCGCCAGACTTCTCGCGTCGGTCGACTAA
- a CDS encoding riboflavin synthase, producing the protein MFTGIIEQTGSVVSRTPTPSGDRLNIDAKGWSHRPTPGDSIAVDGCCLTLAEPVGHAAILVFDVIPQTLSRTTLGNLKPGDQVHLEHAATPTTLLGGHIVQGHVDEVGEVVGVSGGGGGGGGGAEEWRVRIRVSRESIEVMVPRGSVCVQGVSLTLATVDVDAAEFEVALIPTTLSKTTLGGLRAGSRVNIEGDSMAKTVVHYLKHFASRS; encoded by the coding sequence ATGTTCACGGGGATCATCGAGCAGACCGGGAGTGTCGTGAGCCGGACGCCCACACCCAGCGGCGATCGGTTGAACATCGATGCGAAAGGTTGGAGCCATCGGCCCACGCCCGGCGATTCCATCGCGGTCGATGGATGCTGTCTCACGCTGGCCGAGCCAGTGGGTCATGCGGCGATATTGGTCTTCGACGTGATTCCCCAGACGCTCTCGCGAACGACACTGGGCAACTTGAAGCCCGGCGATCAAGTGCATCTGGAGCATGCCGCCACACCGACGACGCTGTTGGGCGGGCACATCGTGCAGGGACATGTGGATGAGGTGGGCGAGGTGGTCGGTGTGAGTGGTGGTGGGGGGGGTGGGGGTGGGGGCGCCGAGGAGTGGCGCGTTCGAATCCGTGTATCGCGCGAGTCGATCGAGGTGATGGTGCCTCGAGGCTCGGTCTGTGTCCAGGGTGTCTCGCTCACGCTGGCGACAGTGGACGTTGATGCCGCAGAGTTCGAGGTCGCCTTGATTCCCACCACACTCTCAAAGACAACGCTCGGCGGCCTTCGCGCGGGCTCACGGGTCAACATCGAGGGAGATTCCATGGCGAAGACCGTCGTCCACTATCTGAAGCACTTCGCATCGCGGTCGTGA
- a CDS encoding PQQ-binding-like beta-propeller repeat protein, whose translation MSRRSSEVGCVILGVGLLTLSALSGCESPQSLGIEPASTRGSKQAAAWKAQLPPTRHEEWTKLGYRLDWQSPVFVPNSASRNTTRVKATADAVLVQDSSSTVSFVEPATGKVRWATELANPLSRFLSLDLDPANPRHVLASAEGELFVLASDTGALIERERFARVVNTAPVFAPGLAIYGCSAGEILAHTIGTEFRAWGFDGHATFTANPVYVGEAIGFVGQNGNVLFLNAAGSMMGFTKIYDGPAGQPATDGERLFIASTDQSLWAIYPNGQTAWRHKTPAKLTRSPVVHDSFVYCELPAGFSALHADTGTLVWTTPKLHGEVIAIRDGKLVVWEAPKATLVDPKTGDIIASAEIPEATILATESLVDAPIYVANPHGTLTRFVPRN comes from the coding sequence ATGAGCCGTCGCTCGAGTGAGGTTGGATGTGTGATCCTGGGTGTGGGCCTTCTCACGCTGTCGGCACTCAGCGGGTGCGAGTCACCGCAGTCGCTGGGGATCGAGCCGGCCTCGACGCGCGGCTCCAAGCAGGCCGCCGCCTGGAAGGCGCAACTCCCCCCGACGCGCCACGAGGAGTGGACGAAACTCGGGTATCGCCTCGACTGGCAGTCGCCGGTGTTTGTCCCCAACTCCGCTTCAAGGAACACGACCCGAGTGAAGGCGACCGCGGATGCGGTCCTTGTGCAGGATTCTTCAAGCACCGTCTCGTTCGTTGAGCCGGCGACGGGCAAGGTGCGCTGGGCGACCGAACTCGCCAACCCGCTCTCTCGATTCCTCAGCCTCGATCTTGATCCCGCGAACCCGCGTCACGTCCTTGCCTCGGCCGAGGGCGAACTCTTTGTCCTCGCGAGCGACACGGGCGCCCTTATCGAGCGTGAACGCTTCGCGCGAGTCGTGAACACCGCTCCCGTGTTCGCCCCCGGGCTGGCGATCTATGGCTGCAGCGCGGGCGAGATCCTCGCCCACACCATCGGCACCGAGTTCCGCGCCTGGGGCTTCGACGGGCACGCCACCTTCACCGCCAACCCCGTCTATGTCGGCGAGGCCATCGGATTCGTCGGACAGAACGGCAATGTCCTGTTCCTCAACGCCGCCGGCTCCATGATGGGCTTCACCAAGATCTATGACGGGCCCGCCGGCCAGCCCGCGACCGATGGCGAACGCCTCTTCATCGCCTCCACCGACCAGTCCCTCTGGGCGATCTACCCCAACGGGCAGACCGCCTGGCGCCACAAGACGCCCGCCAAACTCACGCGAAGCCCCGTCGTCCACGACTCGTTCGTCTATTGCGAACTCCCCGCGGGCTTCTCCGCCCTCCATGCCGACACGGGGACGCTCGTGTGGACCACGCCGAAACTCCACGGCGAGGTCATCGCCATCCGCGACGGAAAACTCGTCGTCTGGGAAGCACCCAAAGCGACTCTCGTCGATCCCAAGACCGGCGACATCATCGCCTCGGCCGAGATCCCCGAGGCGACGATCCTTGCCACCGAGTCGCTCGTGGACGCCCCGATCTACGTCGCCAACCCCCACGGCACACTGACTCGCTTCGTCCCGCGGAACTGA